In Magallana gigas chromosome 1, xbMagGiga1.1, whole genome shotgun sequence, the sequence ATtccaaatttatattttcatttactgtctgttttaattcaaaaacttttaataacttatattttataaatcttttttcagCAATGGCATCTTCTATAGGTAAGAAATGAGCATTTTCCGAAACCATCTTATTTCATGGTGTGCATATGTTAATTGTAGCAGTTAAGGACATCTGTAGAACATACACAAAAGAGGTGCCCCAATCCTTGACAAATTCATGAGTTGGTATGTGTAATATAGTATAAACCTATTAGAGGAATAAACATATCTCAGTAGAATTGTTCCATTCAAAAGGTTTCAAAAGGGAAAccttcaaaaattaaatattttatcggAATGCCACGGAATATCGCTTGATTGATAAACATTTGCCAAAAACATTGTGTTGTCAAAAAAGTTAGGATATTTCCTAAGTCTTCGTATTTAATTCTGCAAAATGACTAAATCGGCattaaaaatccaacattatacCAATTGTATATCTTTTGCATTCTATATTTATTGTCCCCGTAGAAAACTAAATGGTAGAACATTACTATAATCTTCGTATTAAACACATCGACTATAAAAGAAaacccaaataaaaaaacccaaatccgttagaattattatttcaaaactattgtTCATAGGAAAAATTATATAACGCCAATGTAAGACAATTCCCAGTTAGTTAATTCGTGGTTATctcaatattgttattttttatataaacatattttgttttcaaaatacaagAGGAACAAGATCATAAAACATACTTAAAATTATACGGTATATGAACAAGCGTATGGGAACTTGATGATAAACTACTTGTAATATCATCTGGGTAATTATTATGcgtacaactgtttcctgttaGACATAACTGTAAACAAGGGAACGGGGCATAAATGACACGTATTTGAAgataaacacacaaaaaacacTGACCACCGCCAGGggccatcttttttttttgcttcctGCTATATGTGATATAAGAATTATAAAGAAACAGGGGacgtaacaataaaaaaaagaatgacgTGGATTCCAGTTATCCGAGAACATAAGCGACGTTAGAGAAAAGCAAAACCATGATCTAGGAACGTATGCGAAGTATATAtgtcatttattaattattcgGTATATTTTTCCTTTGACATCATGATATATGTTTTTACATGTGATGAtggtaataataaaacaataaaatgctttcttcacTGATTCATGCGGAACCTGAAGATGGCGCCATTGCAGTTAAAAAATAGAACACCCacattatgtattttttgcTTGTCTTTTTCTCATcattacttaaaaatattttcattttccgtGTGATAcatatctttttatgaatgtaTCACTTGATTTTATTTGGTACTTGtatgttttgtttcatttcattgtACCTACATCTATCTAGTATGGCTCCCTTTAATTCTTACGGGTACTCATAGTTAATTCCTAGCTCTAttgaaacagccagactgataTCTACACGCCCGtttacagcgacctaagaaagaTCACGGACTGCATGATTATGTCATACtaagagacgatttggctgaatttattttacttactttttataattagtttattaaatttttgaaagaaagGTGTAAAATAagtaatgaaatgattttttgatgatccatgcaggttatgaaggtagcgatcattgaagaagaaaatacataacccacgaaagaaaaaaaatacatttttatcgATATTTTTTTGTGTGACGTATTCTCCCTGGACATAAACGTTGACGCGGGTTCGAGTCATCAAAGACAAAACAAAGTATCCACTTATGAAAATAgaacatttttgtaaataaaaggaGTCATAAAACGTTCTCAGGCCTGTCTTCATAATGCACTGTCTCTTTTTTTAAAGCGTAAAATGTACTGAAATGAGCTATGGATGTCTGTTTGTATTTTATCTATGTCCACCGTTCCCTCGCCTTTGACTGCTATAAACTAGTTGGTTAGTGACTATTATTGTTCTCTTTAACTTCGTACATGGGAAAGAGGCATGGTTATTGCAGAAAATGTAGATCTGACATTCTATCGACATATTCACGTTTTACGCAACGTGTGAATAACCAATGATTGATTTACAGAGGGAACACCCCTTTATCGATATCAATcagaaatatgttttacttCATTTTTAGCGTTATCTGtgaatgttttttaaagaaaaatttagcacaaaataatgttaacatgtttaaaaactaattttagaTATAACTTCGCAAAAAAGGCCGCAATAAAAATACGATGacgatgttttatttatatgatatattttgtttctGTTGCAGTTTTACGGGTGATGCCAAGATCCCagtgtatgtatattttaactCAAGAGATATAGAACATTATAtcaatagtgcctgtttggcaGGTCAACAGGTAAAAAGACacacccgagaaaaccattgacaatggttttcgaaaggtgtcaatttcaaccgttaccctcccaaacaggcactattcatttaattatactaaatgtcttaatttttaaaaagaacgtAACtgcttttattataatttttgttaattgaaGGAAATAGACTCCAATTCTATGGCGAatcgtacgcgcataatttacgcgcatgtaacagttATTTGTGTTACCtattgctaagtgtgttgctaatgctgaggttAATAGAACGGATAATAAACTGCGTcgtaaccaatcagatttcggTATTCAACATGaaagtttaataattttatcgcatttttcatggaaaatatttaacaattagGAGCTATTATGGAAAAGCATTTGATCAATAGCTTATTGAAACACAGTTTGGAAACTTTTCTTTCTGACTTAATTTGAATTCTTGAATATAGCCTCATATTAATTCAAACAATGTTTTTCTTCTAGCAAGGCGTATTTACTCCCAGAGGACACGTCCCCAGTTCAGCTTTGGATCTTTGTCATCAAGTAAGCTCCTTTGAACAAACTACTTCTGTTAATAGTTGTGATATTGCTTATCCTAAAGCAGTGACATTGATTAACCTTggacaatgaattttttttcttccaattttttctttaagtttAAAGTTAAGTCTAATCTAGATATTTCCAGTTTGACATAAGGTTTTATGAATGCTATATTGCTTTGGCAAACAAAAGGAATCGCAAGAAAAGAAGTTAAAACAAATTCAGTCTTCTGAGATTTCCTCGTCAAGATAACCAAATACACAGTAATTAGAAAACggtgcttaaaaaaaaaagaaaaaaaagattataattctttaaatctttttttatagatattttgaTAACCTCATTACATACTAATCAAAAACTAACCTGCACAATTTTTTCTGTGTTGTCATGCACCAAGGCTTGCTTTAAAACAAACGCACGCTTTGCAATAACAGCCTCTGTGACGTCACTTACTAAACATTGTCCTGTTCGTCCTCGTTTCTAAATATAGTATATGATGCAGACACAGTCAACTTTGGTGGATCATCTTTTGGACTCCGAAACAGTATGGGATGTGAGTACTTTGCAaatttttaatgacatttttttaccaatgattttaaattatgttttacgCAAGActatttaaaaaccatttagTTTAGATGTTATTCTATTTGTTTTACAGCCTCCGGAGGAAGTGGCTACATAATGCTTGGTATGTACATGTTCTTctatacattttatatttataaacattttcctGCATGTCAATAGAATACAGAGTCTAAAGTCAATATTTATCCTTTTCTATTAATTTTCATGCAatgatttttgcaataatttctttaaaaataatatcaatagtCTGAAAAGTGATGATAAACCTTTTCtcattttataatgttttgctCATTATAGGTGGTGACAGTCCAGACACATGTAAGGTTTAATTGAGTTTTAATTAGACTTTTATCTGTACGCGcgtttaaataaaatcatatttttttcgaTGTAAACTGAAATAACATGATtctaaatgcatttttttattgtagacAATCCATTTGATTTAGGTAcgtttaaaattaaatcttcCCTTTTTGAACCTTTTTATTATAGAGACAATAATCTTTTTTGCATTGATAACATATGCACAGGATtaaagaaatacatattttacattttgtaggGGACGCCCCAGATATATGTAAGTATCCTTTTCTTTaagataaatttaatatttgtagtttatatataaaagtttatattttattatattaacaaattaataaaattgacGATGAACACAATATAATGGATTAATGCAATTCGCTTCTTTACGGTAGCCGCAGTACTTTAATTTTCAGAGCAAATTGGCATAGTTTGATGTGATATGACGTAACGCTAATTGATAACGCTACGTCATTAATCTATCTGAAATTGCTCTGCAGTACCACAGCTACCGTAGCTACCGTAAAGATGTCAATCAAACAAgtgaataaatacaaaaaaggaaaatcaaTTTTACTATATTTTGCATGTATCTGACCTAAATAAATGACGTGGTGCAACatatgtaacatttttgaatacatgttcttgttatatatcaaataaaagaaaagaaactatCCATATACTTTGAAAACTTCTGCAAGACACCAAAAACAGTTCTGTTATCTTCTCGGAAAGAAACATTTTATACCAGAAACAGTTGTATTGCCTTCCCGGAAAGTGATATATTTTACCAGAAACAGTTAAATTGCCTTTCTGgaaacaattataatataccggaaacatatatatatatatattgccaaCAATACACTGTTATTCACCTTTGCgaataataattatgaaaatcattTGATTATGGAAAATAGCCAGCAACTATACAAACATGAGCAGTTTAGCGATAATGAAAATGCAAAAACAATATCCACAATTCGTTCAAttacttttcattatttactTATATACTGATGAGAAAAATCGATTAAAACAATGTTTCTAATCAACAAAAGCGCCATTACgtgataccccccccccaaaaaaaaataaataataaaaaataaataaaaatataaaactccCCAAAATccccaaaaataaacaaaatacaatttttaccttgGTAAAGAAATTTCAGCCAGCCAAAATAATGAATAGCAACAGCGTTTACGTTTATGTGTATGAAcattattattgaaaatgataaGCACTGATTTGTATTctgcaaataaacaaaaaattccactcgtgtttaaaataaatacgtttttaaaccattttataaaGAAAGTTATAAAACGTAAATGACATGTTTTCTACGGTAACAATACCAAAATACATGTCCTTCGTTAACAGACAACCATCGAAAAGTTATGTTTCCCTCTGCCTTTAGTATCGGGCGACATAACGATTTCGGTATGTCGCCGTCGCAGCCATGTCATATTTCTATAGTATGAGATATTATGTCTTTTGCAGCTAACATAATTGATtactttaatttgaataaacttatgatatttgttaatttgatattcatTATGAATTACAGACCCCATGATTGGAGGGTCAAGCTTCGGCTCGCGGGGGTCAGGTTTAGGAGGCTACCCGATGCATATGTTTGGTAAGTTCTTGTTTTTAACTCCTTGATTTTGTTAGCGTGTGTAAAGGCAACTAATCCGCACATAATTCTTATCAcaactactgtggtttcattaatattcaagggtatcaattttcgtggataaagtgaaaatcacagtttcaaggatacgtaaattcgtggccattgaccctttcaatacaaaatgttaaaagaaattgcatttcaatgaacatttaatttcatggatcaactcaacaacgaaatccacgaaaattggtattcaacgaatattgatgaaaccacagtattgcaCCTTAAACCATTTTAGTGTGAATTAGCCAAAAAAGTATGCATTACCAATCGAAATACATTTAGATTAacacatttcttatcattttgttttcattttattacagACCCCGATAACACATGTAAGTAAAAATCttctaaataattttgaaaaaaaaaaaccaactggTTCTTTTATTTCCATACGTGTTTGTATTAACCTCTGTGTCGAAATCGAAGTTTGTTACTGCACATGGTAAACCTCATAGTAGAATGCCATTAGATCTactctttatatatatttgtgttcGATTAGTATTCTGATCAGTTTTAGTGTGAAATTTGTGGGGTAATAAAAAGTATCAATGTGCCCGATTTAGAATACCTGAGTATAAAAGCAATTTTCTTCGACCAAATTGCgttcattctttttcttttattaaccTGTTTATCTCCAACACTGATAAATATCGAGTGTATcaatattaataagatatagGGGAATGTGTCACGAACCGGTCATAAATCTACCATTTATTACATCTGTGGAAATGCATTACGGGAAATCGGCGGTTAGTAACACAGGTCCTCGCCTAAGAACAAAATTCTTGTTGACCCAATTAGACTGAATTCATACATACGACACAAGGGATTTATACCGTCCGATATAGCATGCGATAGCACGAAAGATGAAAACAGATTAatgtttccaatttttttttatcttatgatTTGTTACAATTAATACCTTTTCATAAGGATTTATGCAACACAATGAATTACTCAGTTTCCTAAAAATGTGTAGATTTAACATTTGTTGTAAAGGGCATAGAAACAATACTAGTATGTGACCTgctttgtagaaaaaaaaatgaatcaaagaaaattaaagggATTTTAAATATGCACCTCAGTTAATTAAGAACTTCTATGAACTGCTCTGAATTTACCTTACCAGAGTCATGTATTGAACAAAAGacaattctttttttcagaCGTGTTTGCTTGAAAAAGTATGAATATGGTATGTATGCGTATGCTTTACTATTTGAGTTACAATCAATTaccttaaaataaatattttcatttcatttaactACTatctattgatttattttacattttagaaaTCACTGGAATGAAACAAACTACAAACCTTTTGGAAATTTTACCCATAATTCACTCAGCTGGACTGAAGTCGTACAACCATTTACCTTTTTTAATACTAACATGAGGGAATTATactacaatttttcaattaaaaatgtcttgcctttattttgatacaataaaaaaatgtattttgatagtAATCATTACTCTTAAGAGCTACAAGACCCTTTTAATCAATGGTAAATCATATCTGAGAACACTTCAGTTTGATGaccaactttttaaaataaaaaatatactcaACAACATAGATAAAGctatttcaaaatgtatttttcctTCTGTTctatgaaacaaaattttttttttttaaaagataatcattgtttgttgatttgaaatgtGCTCGTTCGtgtcttttaatttattttacgtATGTGAATGTTTTGTGAAGAATAAATCTTAACGTTTTAGgatcatttgttattttacgttttaaagcagaaagagaAGAACAAAGTAACAAAATAAGACAACTTCATTCAAGTCATAAAAAATGCGTGTAATTGGAGAAATCAGATGTTTTATACTCTGACTTGTAAATAATCAAATCTAATCAGATGTTTTATACACAGACTTATGAATCATCCAATCAAATCAGATGTTTTATACACTGACTTGTGAAGTATCCGATTTCTGCCATACCGTGGGTAGTTCTATTGATATACTAGTAGTAGGAATTCATATTCATTGTTGGCTGGATGAAgtgtttgaaattaaacatgAATTATGCAACATCAGTATAGGAGAAATATTGTTAAACAACTGAACATCCCAAAATTTCTACAATTAATCAAGCAAGTTTAATAGCTGTGGGAGTTTTATGCTTTATTGACCTTTTCGAGACGAAGTGTTCTGTCTTTGTTAAAACCTATTAACaagtcaaaattttgaaaccagaatatttctatttttctgtacgaaataacagaaatatttaaaagttaaagtCAGTTAATTTGTTAACCAACCAGCCTCAATATTTAttcaatgtttttgttattttctgacaatttttttttctaatccgtgtcctattattttttatggaatgaattcaatatttatttgttttatacgatataaaatggtttggagcagattacgctttataaaccgcgaagcattagatatcgtataaaacaaataaatattcagttcattgcttataatttactATTTTTTACTCTTcgttgtagataaaaacggtcagttgacctttaaaatggtgtaaaattgtacaaaatctgtac encodes:
- the LOC105326720 gene encoding uncharacterized protein isoform X1, which codes for MGVLVRLLILSTVAAMASSIVLRVMPRSQSRRIYSQRTRPQFSFGSLSSIYDADTVNFGGSSFGLRNSMGSSGGSGYIMLGGDSPDTYNPFDLGDAPDIYPMIGGSSFGSRGSGLGGYPMHMFDPDNTYVFA
- the LOC105326720 gene encoding uncharacterized protein isoform X2; this encodes MGVLVRLLILSTVAAMASSIVLRVMPRSQSRRIYSQRTRPQFSFGSLSSNTVNFGGSSFGLRNSMGSSGGSGYIMLGGDSPDTYNPFDLGDAPDIYPMIGGSSFGSRGSGLGGYPMHMFDPDNTYVFA